A stretch of Xenopus laevis strain J_2021 chromosome 8S, Xenopus_laevis_v10.1, whole genome shotgun sequence DNA encodes these proteins:
- the rhoa.2.S gene encoding ras homolog gene family, member A, gene 2 S homeolog, whose amino-acid sequence MAAIRKKLVIVGDGACGKTCLLIVFSKDQFPEVYVPTVFENYVADIEVDSKQVELALWDTAGQEDYDRLRPLSYPDTDVILMCFSIDSPDSLENIPEKWTPEVKHFCPNVPIILVGNKKDLRNDEHTRRELAKMKQEPVRAEEGRDMANRISAFGYLECSAKTKDGVREVFEMATRAALQAKRGRKRSTCQLL is encoded by the exons ATGGCAGCCATAAGGAAGAAGCTGGTGATTGTGGGCGACGGGGCGTGTGGCAAGACTTGTCTCCTCATCGTCTTTAGCAAAGACCAGTTCCCAGAGGTCTATGTTCCCACCGTCTTTGAGAACTACGTGGCCGACATCGAGGTGGACTCCAAGCAG GTAGAACTGGCTCTGTGGGACACGGCTGGGCAAGAGGATTACGACCGACTGAGACCCCTCTCCTACCCTGACACAGACGTCATCCTCATGTGTTTCTCCATCGACAGCCCCGACAGTTTGG AAAATATCCCTGAGAAATGGACCCCAGAAGTGAAACATTTCTGCCCCAATGTGCCAATAATCCTGGTGGGAAACAAGAAGGATCTGCGGAATGACGAGCACACGCGCCGGGAGTTGGCCAAAATGAAGCAG GAGCCAGTAAGAGCAGAGGAGGGAAGGGACATGGCCAATCGAATCAGCGCCTTTGGCTACTTGGAGTGCTCTGCCAAGACCAAGGATGGCGTAAGAGAAGTGTTTGAGATGGCGACTCGGGCGGCTCTGCAGGCCAAACGTGGGCGCAAGAGGAGCACCTGCCAGTTACTGTGA
- the LOC733379 gene encoding nudix hydrolase 20, chloroplastic: protein MWAVRFPTKCRGSKMAAGSWSERVLELVLRMNSLQRGGFVPFWVQGSRVGWVLQGVAERLSHYTDVFTVAEGPCARLELSERLHSPEERTAAVQEVMVDLRRLGLYPCLQEWRNELYDVKRCFSDAPLLSMERAATPLLGVPRYGVHINGVLRRGSDTFMWIARRSMSKASYPGRLDHLAAGGISSGHGVWVTLLKECMEEACIPESLAATAKPAGTVSYGYQQEGGVYIECQFVFDLEVPESFQPKVGDGEVQEFYLWPMEQVREAIATDHFKPNCALVVLDFLLRNGYLEPDKEKYYSSLVENLHRPV, encoded by the exons ATGTGGGCGGTGCGATTTCCTACTAAGTGTAGGGGTAGTAAGATGGCTGCCGGCAGCTGGTCAGAGCGGGTACTGGAGCTGGTGTTGCGAATGAACAGTCTGCAGAGGGGAG GCTTCGTGCCGTTCTGGGTGCAGGGGTCGCGCGTGGGCTGGGTGTTACAGGGCGTGGCGGAGCGACTGTCTCACTACACAGACGTATTCACTGTGGCCGAGGGCCCCTGCGCCAGACTGGAGCTGAGTGAGCGCTTACACTCCCCAGAGGAGAGGACTGCGGCTGTACAGGAGGTGATGGTGGATCTGCGGAGACTCGGGCTCTATCCGTGCCTTCAGGAGTGGAGGAATGAG CTCTATGATGTCAAGAGGTGCTTTAGTGATGCCCCCCTGCTGAGCATGGAGCGTGCGGCCACAC CTCTGCTCGGGGTGCCACGTTATGGGGTGCACATTAATGGAGTTCTGAGGAGAGGGTCGGACACGTTCATGTGGATCGCTCGCCGGTCGATGAGCAAAGCCTCGTATCCGGGCCGACTGGACCACCTG GCAGCAGGGGGCATCTCCTCAGGGCATGGAGTTTGGGTGACGCTTCTCAAGGAGTGCATGGAGGAGGCTTGTATCCCAGAATCCCTCGCTGCCACTGCCAAACCCGCTGGAACCGTCAG TTATGGCTACCAGCAGGAGGGTGGCGTCTACATAGAGTGCCAGTTTGTGTTCGATCTGGAGGTGCCCGAGTCTTTTCAACCTAAAGTGGGGGACGGGGAGGTGCAGGAGTTCTACCTCTGGCCAATGGAGCAA GTGAGAGAAGCCATTGCCACTGACCACTTCAAACCCAACTGTGCCCTGGTGGTTCTGGATTTCCTCTTGCGCAATGGATACCTGGAACCAGACAAAG AGAAATACTACTCGTCACTTGTAGAGAACCTGCACCGTCCAGTATGA